The Comamonas sp. GB3 AK4-5 genome includes a region encoding these proteins:
- a CDS encoding Do family serine endopeptidase: protein MDKLLSTPRRLVLALVAAGAIGAAGAGLVSGMHHSAQASTPVAAATATAASAAAPVPTVGMPDFAAITRANAPAVVNISVVGDARAMQMRGDDSADDGDSGAGPQIDPNDPFFEFFRRFGLPGIPGMQGGQAQPRDTPARGEGSGFIVSSDGLILTNAHVVYGAKEVSVKLNDRREFQAKVLGLDPKTDVAVLRIQAKDLPVVKLGNTKDLQVGEWVLAIGAPFGFENSVTAGVVSAKGRSLPDDSLVPFLQTDVAINPGNSGGPLFNARGEVVGINSQIYTRSGGYQGVSFAIPIELASQIQQQIVAHGKVEHARLGVAVQEVNQGFADSFGLSAPEGALVSSVQDGSPAAKAGLQPGDVVQTVDGQRIVSSGDLPAYVGLRQPGDKLQLQVWRQGKAVQLTATLANADDGKTQKAAKAEAEKGKLGLALRPLTPQEQQQVGVQGGLLIGQVSGPAAQAGVAPGDVLLSINNQAVNSVEAVQTAMAKVGKTVALLVMRGGDKIFVPVHLG, encoded by the coding sequence ATGGACAAGCTGCTCTCTACCCCCCGTCGTCTCGTATTGGCCCTGGTGGCCGCAGGTGCCATAGGTGCTGCGGGTGCCGGCCTGGTTTCCGGCATGCACCACAGCGCACAGGCCAGCACGCCGGTGGCTGCGGCCACGGCCACTGCAGCCTCGGCAGCAGCCCCCGTGCCCACGGTGGGTATGCCTGACTTTGCGGCCATCACCCGTGCCAATGCCCCGGCCGTGGTGAACATCAGCGTCGTGGGCGATGCCCGAGCCATGCAGATGCGCGGCGATGACAGTGCGGATGACGGTGACAGCGGCGCAGGCCCGCAGATCGACCCCAACGACCCCTTCTTTGAATTCTTCCGCCGCTTTGGCTTGCCTGGCATCCCGGGCATGCAAGGCGGCCAGGCCCAACCGCGCGACACCCCGGCGCGGGGTGAGGGCTCGGGCTTTATCGTCAGCAGCGACGGCCTGATTCTGACCAATGCCCATGTGGTCTACGGCGCCAAGGAGGTCAGCGTCAAGCTCAACGACCGGCGCGAATTCCAGGCCAAGGTGCTGGGCCTGGACCCCAAGACCGATGTGGCCGTGCTGCGCATCCAGGCCAAGGATCTGCCCGTGGTGAAGCTGGGCAATACCAAGGACTTGCAGGTGGGCGAATGGGTGCTGGCCATTGGTGCACCCTTTGGCTTTGAGAACAGCGTCACCGCCGGTGTGGTCAGCGCCAAGGGCCGTTCGCTGCCGGATGACAGCCTGGTGCCCTTTTTGCAGACCGATGTGGCCATCAACCCCGGCAACTCTGGCGGCCCGCTGTTCAATGCTCGCGGCGAGGTGGTGGGCATCAACAGCCAGATCTACACCCGCTCGGGTGGCTACCAGGGCGTGTCCTTTGCCATCCCCATCGAGCTGGCCTCGCAGATCCAGCAGCAGATCGTGGCCCATGGCAAGGTGGAGCATGCTCGCCTGGGCGTGGCCGTGCAGGAGGTGAACCAGGGCTTTGCCGACTCCTTTGGCCTGAGCGCACCGGAAGGGGCATTGGTGTCCTCGGTGCAGGACGGCTCGCCCGCCGCCAAGGCAGGCCTGCAACCCGGTGATGTGGTGCAGACCGTGGACGGGCAGCGCATTGTTTCCTCGGGCGACCTGCCGGCCTATGTGGGCCTGCGCCAGCCCGGCGACAAGCTGCAACTGCAGGTGTGGCGCCAGGGCAAGGCCGTGCAACTGACGGCCACGCTGGCCAATGCCGATGATGGCAAGACCCAGAAGGCCGCCAAGGCCGAGGCTGAGAAAGGCAAGCTGGGCCTGGCCCTGCGTCCGTTGACGCCGCAGGAGCAGCAGCAGGTGGGCGTGCAAGGCGGCCTGTTGATCGGCCAGGTCAGCGGTCCGGCCGCCCAGGCCGGTGTGGCCCCTGGTGATGTGCTGCTGTCCATCAACAACCAGGCGGTGAACAGCGTGGAAGCCGTGCAGACCGCCATGGCCAAGGTCGGCAAGACCGTGGCCCTGCTGGTGATGCGGGGCGGGGACAAGATCTTTGTGCCCGTGCACCTGGGCTGA
- a CDS encoding response regulator transcription factor produces the protein MRLLLVEDDPMIGEAVQDLLRGEGHAVDWAHDGVQADTALRGTAYDLVLLDLGLPKRDGLDVLRALRARKDRTPVLVATARDAVAQRIAGLDAGADDYIVKPYDLDELLARMRALHRRSGGRAEPAYCHGDVTVEPATRSVTLQGASVALSAREWAVLEALTARPGQVLSRAQLEDKLYGWGEEVGSNAVEVYIHGLRKKLGAELILNVRGLGYMVPKD, from the coding sequence ATGCGACTGTTGCTTGTTGAAGACGACCCCATGATCGGCGAAGCCGTGCAAGACCTGCTGCGTGGCGAAGGCCATGCGGTGGACTGGGCGCACGACGGAGTGCAGGCCGACACCGCCTTGCGCGGCACGGCCTATGACTTGGTGCTGCTGGATCTGGGCCTGCCCAAGAGGGATGGTTTGGACGTGCTGCGCGCCCTGCGCGCCCGCAAGGACCGCACGCCAGTGTTGGTGGCCACGGCCCGCGATGCCGTGGCCCAGCGCATTGCCGGTTTGGACGCGGGGGCCGACGATTACATCGTCAAACCCTATGACCTGGACGAGCTGCTGGCCCGTATGCGCGCCCTGCACCGGCGCAGCGGCGGCCGGGCCGAGCCTGCCTACTGCCATGGCGACGTGACGGTGGAGCCTGCCACCCGCAGCGTGACGCTGCAGGGCGCCAGCGTGGCCCTGTCGGCCCGCGAATGGGCGGTGCTGGAGGCGCTGACTGCCAGGCCAGGTCAAGTGCTCAGCCGAGCCCAGCTGGAGGACAAACTCTACGGCTGGGGCGAGGAAGTGGGCAGCAATGCGGTGGAGGTTTATATCCACGGCCTGCGCAAAAAGCTGGGGGCCGAATTGATTTTGAATGTGCGTGGACTGGGGTATATGGTGCCGAAAGACTGA